The DNA window GAAGTCATTTGCTGAAATTTTATCAAACACATCGGCTCTTCCGACAACGATTCAGTTTCAAAACTTTGTCAATGCATTTAACCAAATGAATTACTTAAAGGTGCTTAGCAACTCGCTAATCATTACAGTCATCAGTAACGCAGTTCTAGTAATCTTCTGTTCAATGGCAGCTTACATGCTGGTTCGAACAAAGAAAAAAATCAGCAGCATTATCTTTATGGCGTTCGTAGCGGCAATGGTTATTCCGTTTCAATCCATCATGATTCCACTTGTAAAAGTAGCAGGAAACTTAAACTTGTTAAACAGCATTTGGGGTATTGTGATCATGTACTTAGGCTTCGGTTCTGGTATGACGATTTTCTTATACCACGGATTTATTAAAGGAATTCCAGTCGAGCTAGAAGAAGCGGCAATCATCGACGGATGCTCACGTCTAGGCGTGTTCTGGAGAATTGTATTCCCATTATTAAAGCCAATTACAGTAACCGTTGTCATCTTAAACAGCCTATGGATTTGGAATGACTTCTTACTTCCGTCTCTTGTTCTGCAAGATCCTGAACTAAGAACGATTCCGCTTGCGACATTCTTCTTCTTTGGTCAGTATACAAAGCAGTGGGATTTAGCACTAGCAGCACTCGTTATCAGTATTATCCCGCTATTAATCTTCTTCTTTGCAATGCAAAAACACATTGTTAAAGGAATTACAAGCGGTTCAATTAAATAATAGAAACGGCAACAGGGCTGGTTTTGAGGCTTAGGTATCAAAACCAGCAGCAAATAGGGAGGAACGGAAAATGGCATTTAAAATGAAAAAATGGCCTTTAGCGGCAGGGATTTTATCGGCTACGCTTTTATTTTCAACCGCATGTTCAAACGAAAGCGCATCGGGGAATAAAAAAAGCGGCGGAGATCAAGTGGTAGTAGATGTATTTCAAGGAAAAGTAGAAATTGCAGATCAGTTAAAAGCTCTAACTGACCAGTATACAAAAGAACATCCAAACGTAAAATTTAATATCCAAACGGTGGGTGGAGGAGCTGATGGCGCAGCTGCTTTAAAAGCGCAGTTTGCTTCAGGTAATGCGCCTGACCTTTTCACAAACGGCGGATATCAAGAGGCAAAAACATGGAAAAATAAATTAGAAGATTTATCAGACCAGCCTTGGGTAAAAGATGCATACGATAACACACTTACGCCCATGACGATGGACGGTAAAGTATATGGACAGCCGATCAGTCTTGAAGGCTACGGATTTACATATAACAAAAAGCTGTTCAAAAAAGCAGGAATTAAAGAACTTCCAAAAACGTATTCAGAATTAGAAGCAGCGGCTAAAAAACTAAAAGCTGCCGGGATTACGCCATTTTCTATCGGCTACGGCGAGTGGTGGGTACTTGGAAATCACGGCTTAAATATTCCATTTGCCAGTCAAAAAGATCCGGATGCTTTCATCAATGGATTAAATGACGGCAGCACTAAAATCGCAGGAAACGAGCAGTTCAAGCAATATGTAAAGCTGCTTGATTTAACGGTGAAATACGGAAACAAAAATTCATTAACGACGGATTACAACACGCAAGTAACGAAGTTTGCGAATGGTGAAGCAGCGATGATTCAGCAAGGAAACTGGATTCAGCCAATGCTTGATAAAATTACGCCGAACATGGATGTAGGTATTCTACCTATGCCGTTAAGCGACGATGCAGCTGTATCTGACAAGCTTGCAATCGATGTTCCAAGCAACTGGGTTATTCACAAACAAGCACCGGCGGCAGATAAAAAAGCAGCAAAAGACTTCTTAAATTGGATGGTCACATCTAAAGAAGGTCAAAAAGCGCTAGTAGAAGACTTCAAGTACATTCCAGCCTTTAAATCAATTGAAGCAAAAGACATTGGACCTTTAGGCGAAGAACTTCTTAAATATTCAAAAGATCAAAAAACGCTCCCTTGGGAATGGACAAAATTCCCTGAAGGCGTAACGCAAAAATTCGGAGCGGATGTACAAGAATACATCGGCGGCCAAACATCTGAAGATGAACTATTAAAATCATTAGATAAAAGATGGGCTGAACTGAAGTAATGGAAAAGACAACATAACTGTATCTATATAAAAAAATAAAAGGCGGCAGAATCTATGTGTTCTGCCGCTTTCTGCCTTATCACTTAACTTCTCGGCCAAAGCATAACCGCTACGCCAATTAGACACACAAGTCCGCCAATCCAATCGTATGTATCGGGCATTTTTTTATCAACCCACCACGCCCAAAACAAGCTTAAAACAATAAAAATACCGCCGTACGCTGCATATACACGCCCAAAGTCCGGGAATGACTGCCACGTGGCTATGATACCGTATAACACCAAAGCAATACCGCCTAGCAGCCCTAACAAGCTTGAAGCTCCTTCGCGCAGCCACTGCCAAATAAGATAGCCTCCGCCAATTTCAGCAAGACCCGCCAGGATAAAAAGAAAAATTGCTTTAATCATAAAATATACTCCTTATGTTATCATTTCGTCTCTTTATTCTATCTTACTTTTTTAGTTTGATGAACCCGTAGTACGCTTCAAATAAGTCGTACTGGAAAGCATTCCTTTATCAATTTGTCTTCAAACCTGCTAAACTATTAATAGTATGAATTCATGTGAAACTTTTGTAAAAGTATTGAGAGCCATCCAATTATTGTTGCTCAGAGCTCTTAAGAGGTAGAGGTTAGTAGTAAATGCACTATATATAAAAGAATGCAGATATAGGGGTTTGGTAAAATGAGTTTAGATAATAAAGTGATACGAATTGAGCTGCCTACACCATTTCCAATTGGACCAGTTAATGTGTTTTTATTAAAAGCAGAAAAGTTAACGTTAATCGATGCAGGTATGAAAACAAAAGAAGCGTGGAACGTTTTTGAAGAGGCATTACGTAAAGAAGGATATGAAGTAAAAGACATTGGACAAGTTATTCTTACTCATCAGCATCCGGATCACACTGGATTTTTAGAATGGCTGCCGGGTGATATACCGGTTTACGGCCATAAGCTTGTGGAGCCTTGGATTTACCAAGATGAAGAGTTTGTTCAGCAGCATAGCGAGCTATATCGTAATTTTCTTAGAGAGTTTGGAGTCAGTCATGATGAAATGGACGAATGGCTTCGTAAAGCAACGGCTGCCATTCAAGTACATTCACCTAAAGGGCAGAAGCTAGCGGGGTATTTAAAAGAAGGAGATACACTTCCGTATGCGAGTGATTGGGAAGTGATTGAAACGCCGGGACATTCCTTGAGTCAGCTGATGTTTTACAATCGGAAAGAAAAAGTTGCGTTTGGCGGAGATCATATTTTGCCAAAAGTACCGTCAAATCCATATTTAGAGCCGACGATTCAAAATCCTAAGCCAACACCGCTATTGGACTACTTAGCGTCTCTTGAAAAAACGTTAAACTGCGACATTGATCTGATTTACAGCGGACATGGTGAACCGCTTAGCGACATTCATTCTTTAATTATGGATCGTATTCAAAAGCAGCATAAATGGGCGCTGCGCGTGTTACAAGCGATGGGTGAAGGGAAGAAAACAACGCTTGAAGTAAGCGCTGCTTTTTTCCCGGATATGTATAAAAAAGCACCGGACTTTATTTTCTCAGAAGTGTACGGTCAGCTTACGTATTTAGAAAAAGAAGGCTACGTTGAATTAACAAAAAATGAAGACGGCGTCTTACTGTGGGAAGCTACACGTGTGCTTGTTTCTCAGTCATAACATAACAAAACCAGCTTCTATAAAGAAGCTGGTTTTGTCTGCTTATAGTGAATGCAAGCGCTCAATGCGTTTTTCAAGCGGCGGGTGAGTAGAGAATAAGCGTGAAAACTTTTCTTTACCGCTAATTTTAAAAGCAGCAATTGATTTTTGACGGTCATCTACTAATGAAGTAGTATGACGAAGCGATTCTAACGCATAAATCATCTTTTCTTTTCCTCCGAGTTTAGCTGCAAGCTCATCGGCCTTGAATTCACGTCTTCTTGAATGCCAGAAGATAATCGGGCTGCTTAAAATACTAAAGAGAATCTCAAATACAATGGATGTAAGGAAATAGACAACCATCGCAAACTCTTCTCGAACAAAGTTTGACACCACTTTGGCTACTAAACGAGAGAAGAAAATAACGAATGTATTTAATACTCCTTGCAGCAGCGTAGTTGTTACCATATCACCGCTTTTAATATGCGCTATTTCGTGGGCGATAACGCCGCTGATCGCATCGCGGTCCATGCGTTCAAGCATTCCGCTTGAAACCGCAACAAGTGAACGTCTTTTACTTGGCCCCGTTGCAAAAGCGTTAACTTCCGCCGAGTGATAAATTCCGACCTGAGGCATTTTTCTTAGCCCTGCAACAGATGCAAGTCGGTGCGTTTCTTCTAAAACAAATCGTTCGTATTCACCTTGAGGAGAACGTTCATCAATAACTTGAACACCCATCATCCATTTTGCCATCACTCGTGACATCATGAGAGAAATAATCGCCCCGCTGAAGCCGGCAATTACGCTAAATGCCAGCAAGCCGCCGTAACCGCTGCTTCCTATATAGCCTTGAACACCTAATAAAGATGTAATCGTTGTGATTGTAATTAATACTAAAATATTAACGAAAATAAACAGTGAAATTCGTTTTAGCACAAGTCTTCCTCCTTTAACTAATACGTGCATGGTAGGTATACGGTTGGCAGAGAGAAAAGGTTTCATTTATTTATTCAAAGTTATTAAAAAGGTCATTATGTTAAGTTATTAAATAGTAAATATCAAATTACAAAATGAGATACAAGAAGTAGCGGAATATATTATTTACTCTATAACCAAGAGCATTTTTCAAAAGAAATTTCATAATTTACGTCTAACTTGGGACGAGAAGTACTAAAATAATTAAAAAAGGTGTTCAAACTATGGACACCTTTTTGTTAAAAATATTTAAAGATTAATAGTAAATAACTTTATTACTTTTAAAAAATAACCTTAGGTTCTGTACCTAACTTAATGCGTTTGAAGTTTTTTATATGCTTCCATGTAATGAAAACAAAAATAATGGCTGCAAATACCATTAATGCTACATCGCCTACATAGATTGATGTTAAAAAGGCAACCAATGCGCCAATAGGTGAAGATAGGGATACGTATTTGGAAATTTTTAAAGAAATTAAAAAAGCAAGAATCCCTAGAATGAAAGCTAATGGTGAAAATGCAAGGAATACACCAGCGGCAGTTGCTACAGATTTTCCTCCTTTAAACTTTGCAAAAACCGGATAGCTATGTCCAAGAATAGCAATAAATCCAGGGACAAGCATATGTAAGTGGCTATTCATAATAAGCGGTAAACAGACAGCTAGCGAGCCTTTTGCTATATCACCGATCAATACTATAATACCTGCTTTCTTTCCTAAAGTACGAAAGGTATTAGTGGCTCCTAAGTTGCCGCTTCCGTGCTTACGAACATCGGTTTTGTAAAAGCCCTTTCCAATCACTAAAGCAAAAGGAATTGATCCAATTAAATAAGCTAATAAGATAATTATAGTGTTTGTTAGTACGTTCATTGTTGGCACCTCAAATTGTGTTGTTATTATTTACTTTATAGCAAGATATCAAGAGTAAAATTTATTTTGTTTCTGGCCGCTTCTAGCAGTATGTATTGCTTCCCAGCGAGTAACTTGTGGCTTCTTAAATAGTGAAAGGTAGCTCGTATATCCTTGTAAAATATAAATGCGGTAAAAGTAGTCTTTCATATGGATAGAGGGTTCTGGCTGTTTCGGTGGAGTGTTTGTAAATTCAATTGAATTTTTAATGGGATAACTCCATGACTTTTAGTATGTTAAGATGTTTCTGAACTTTTAAGTCTTGCTACGTATTAGTACAGATTGATATGTCTATTATAAATATGTAAAAAAGAGAAAAGAGGAGAGGCGGAAAGGCAAAAATAAAAAAACTTGCTACAACAACAGCGAAGTTTTTTGCAAATAAGCCGTTCTGATTTCTTTCCACAGAAATCGAAAAACTTGTAATACAATTTTAAAAATATAACATAAATATTTAAAGATGAAAAAATATTTTGGGTATATTATATTAGAAAAAAGTGTGTTGAGCATTTTTTATGAAAAATAAGATAAAAGAATTAACAAATTAAAAGAAATATAATAAAATGTAAAACAGTGTTTCGAAATATTAACTTCTTAAAATTGAAAGGAGTCCTGCACTTGTTGTGGACAGATATTAAAGAACGAGAAGTAGTTATGTACAAAAACTGCCAGGCGAAAATTTTGGAAAAAAAGGTGCCGAATAAAATAGTCGTTCGAAATCTAGAATTCCCGGAAAAAGGTGATTGGATATCAGCCGAGCTTGATTTTGAGGCTGTTGAAAAATTTGAGAAGAGTCGAGAACACTAACACAAAAAACATTTTACAATAATTCTATTTATCATATAAGAAAAAGCCGAGTTTAAGTTTTGAGGTCGGCTTTTTTGTTTATGTCTAATTAGTTATCCTTAAGAAGAGCTCCTCCATAGATAATAATTATTTGTAGTTATCACATTTAAAACGGTGCCTTTCCCTCTTATTAACTTTCCACTATTAAACTAGTCCCACATAAAAACTTGTTTTTATGTGGGACTATTGTTTTATTTTTAGTGCGTGAATTTCTGCCACTTTTTTCATATACAAACGTTCAGAAACAAAACCACTGTGCATACATTGAAGACAAAGGGGGAGGATACAATGGGAAAAGCCAGTCGTATATTGAAATGGGTCAGCGGAGGATTAGAGGCTCTTTGGGGGATTCCGCTCCTAGGTGGCACCTTGGTTATAAGCCTAGCCTACACGCCGCTTATTCTAATGCTCGCATTGCATATCGTAGGTTTAGTATTTGCGATTAAAACAAACAAAGTTCGAACAGGGCATATCATGGGAATTGTCTGTTCAGCTATTGCGTGGATTCCTTTTGTCGGTATGATCATGCACATTTTAACGGCTATTTTCTTACTTATAGAAGCAGCCAAAGATAACAAACCATCCGAAGA is part of the Priestia aryabhattai genome and encodes:
- a CDS encoding YnfA family protein, whose translation is MIKAIFLFILAGLAEIGGGYLIWQWLREGASSLLGLLGGIALVLYGIIATWQSFPDFGRVYAAYGGIFIVLSLFWAWWVDKKMPDTYDWIGGLVCLIGVAVMLWPRS
- a CDS encoding ABC transporter substrate-binding protein — encoded protein: MAFKMKKWPLAAGILSATLLFSTACSNESASGNKKSGGDQVVVDVFQGKVEIADQLKALTDQYTKEHPNVKFNIQTVGGGADGAAALKAQFASGNAPDLFTNGGYQEAKTWKNKLEDLSDQPWVKDAYDNTLTPMTMDGKVYGQPISLEGYGFTYNKKLFKKAGIKELPKTYSELEAAAKKLKAAGITPFSIGYGEWWVLGNHGLNIPFASQKDPDAFINGLNDGSTKIAGNEQFKQYVKLLDLTVKYGNKNSLTTDYNTQVTKFANGEAAMIQQGNWIQPMLDKITPNMDVGILPMPLSDDAAVSDKLAIDVPSNWVIHKQAPAADKKAAKDFLNWMVTSKEGQKALVEDFKYIPAFKSIEAKDIGPLGEELLKYSKDQKTLPWEWTKFPEGVTQKFGADVQEYIGGQTSEDELLKSLDKRWAELK
- a CDS encoding carbohydrate ABC transporter permease, whose amino-acid sequence is MGNKYTSKTFIVEILAVLLGLVFLVPFYYVLSNSLKSFAEILSNTSALPTTIQFQNFVNAFNQMNYLKVLSNSLIITVISNAVLVIFCSMAAYMLVRTKKKISSIIFMAFVAAMVIPFQSIMIPLVKVAGNLNLLNSIWGIVIMYLGFGSGMTIFLYHGFIKGIPVELEEAAIIDGCSRLGVFWRIVFPLLKPITVTVVILNSLWIWNDFLLPSLVLQDPELRTIPLATFFFFGQYTKQWDLALAALVISIIPLLIFFFAMQKHIVKGITSGSIK
- the plsY gene encoding glycerol-3-phosphate 1-O-acyltransferase PlsY; translation: MNVLTNTIIILLAYLIGSIPFALVIGKGFYKTDVRKHGSGNLGATNTFRTLGKKAGIIVLIGDIAKGSLAVCLPLIMNSHLHMLVPGFIAILGHSYPVFAKFKGGKSVATAAGVFLAFSPLAFILGILAFLISLKISKYVSLSSPIGALVAFLTSIYVGDVALMVFAAIIFVFITWKHIKNFKRIKLGTEPKVIF
- the htpX gene encoding protease HtpX: MLKRISLFIFVNILVLITITTITSLLGVQGYIGSSGYGGLLAFSVIAGFSGAIISLMMSRVMAKWMMGVQVIDERSPQGEYERFVLEETHRLASVAGLRKMPQVGIYHSAEVNAFATGPSKRRSLVAVSSGMLERMDRDAISGVIAHEIAHIKSGDMVTTTLLQGVLNTFVIFFSRLVAKVVSNFVREEFAMVVYFLTSIVFEILFSILSSPIIFWHSRRREFKADELAAKLGGKEKMIYALESLRHTTSLVDDRQKSIAAFKISGKEKFSRLFSTHPPLEKRIERLHSL
- a CDS encoding MBL fold metallo-hydrolase; its protein translation is MSLDNKVIRIELPTPFPIGPVNVFLLKAEKLTLIDAGMKTKEAWNVFEEALRKEGYEVKDIGQVILTHQHPDHTGFLEWLPGDIPVYGHKLVEPWIYQDEEFVQQHSELYRNFLREFGVSHDEMDEWLRKATAAIQVHSPKGQKLAGYLKEGDTLPYASDWEVIETPGHSLSQLMFYNRKEKVAFGGDHILPKVPSNPYLEPTIQNPKPTPLLDYLASLEKTLNCDIDLIYSGHGEPLSDIHSLIMDRIQKQHKWALRVLQAMGEGKKTTLEVSAAFFPDMYKKAPDFIFSEVYGQLTYLEKEGYVELTKNEDGVLLWEATRVLVSQS